One genomic segment of Diceros bicornis minor isolate mBicDic1 chromosome 13, mDicBic1.mat.cur, whole genome shotgun sequence includes these proteins:
- the TMEM200B gene encoding transmembrane protein 200B isoform X1, producing the protein MRQGAARAPSLRSARGPSQLGLLPRVPGSELRCGKPERGRLPASPPGKIRGWPPGISKRPGRGSTIFPPGFGPPTWLSDPRPVGSVPASHLLSAERSDDGEMTAGSPGDCGEVRRSPEGRVSRLGRRLGRRRRPRSPPEPLRVRARLRLRSPSGAFAALGALVVLVGMGIAVAGYWPHRAGAPGPRAANASAPPLSELRREGRGAGRAHGPHERLRLLGPVVMGVGLFVFICANTLLYENRDLETRRLRQGVLRAQALRPPDGPGWDCALLPSPGPRTPRAIGCAEPEGWDLSPRRGTSPVPSVRSLRSEPANPRLGLPALLSSYPLKGPGLPPPWGPRTQTGHVIITVQPSGSCIEHSKSLDLGLGELLLGASAARDCAHRSWPRLDRLSLGSYAKLGRGGDLGARV; encoded by the coding sequence ATGCGCCAGGGAGCAGCCCGCGCCCCCTCCCTCCGCTCCGCCCGCGGGCCCAGCCAACTCGGGCTTCTGCCGCGCGTCCCTGGCTCGGAGCTCCGCTGCGGAAAACCCGAGCGGGGGCGGCTCCCCGCCTCGCCGCCCGGGAAAATCCGGGGGTGGCCGCCAGGGATCTCCAAGCGTCCTGGGCGAGGCAGCACGATCTTCCCTCCGGGATTTGGGCCCCCAACCTGGCTCTCCGACCCTAGGCCCGTCGGTTCAGTCCctgcctcccatcttctctccgCAGAGCGCTCAGACGACGGCGAGATGACGGCCGGGAGCCCCGGAGACTGCGGGGAGGTGCGGAGGAGCCCCGAGGGCCGCGTCTCTCGCCTGGGCCGCCGCCTGGGCCGCCGCCGGCGCCCGCGCTCCCCGCCCGAGCCTCTGCGGGTGCGGGCGCGGCTGCGGCTGCGCTCGCCGTCGGGGGCGTTCGCGGCGCTGGGCGCGCTCGTGGTGCTGGTGGGCATGGGCATCGCGGTGGCCGGCTACTGGCCGCATCGCGCCGGGGCCCCAGGTCCCCGGGCCGCCAATGCCAGCGCGCCCCCGCTGAGCGAGCTTCGGCGCGAGGGTCGCGGCGCCGGCCGGGCCCACGGCCCTCACGAGCGGCTGCGGCTCCTTGGGCCGGTTGTCATGGGCGTCGGCCTGTTTGTGTTCATCTGCGCCAACACGCTGCTCTACGAGAACCGCGACTTGGAGACGCGACGGCTTCGCCAAGGGGTGCTGCGGGCTCAGGCGCTCCGGCCCCCCGACGGCCCCGGCTGGGACTGcgctctcctccccagccccggcCCCAGGACTCCCCGAGCCATAGGCTGCGCAGAGCCAGAAGGTTGGGACCTGTCCCCGCGTCGGGGTACCTCACCCGTCCCGTCAGTGCGGAGCCTGCGTTCAGAGCCTGCTAATCCTCGCTTGGGGTTACCTGCCCTGCTCAGCAGTTACCCGCTGAAGGGCCCGGGgctgcccccaccctggggtccaCGGACCCAGACTGGCCATGTGATTATCACCGTCCAGCCCTCTGGTTCCTGCATCGAACATTCCAAGTCTCTGGATCTGGGCCTTGGGGAGCTGCTGCTTGGGGCCTCAGCAGCTCGGGACTGTGCCCACAGAAGCTGGCCACGGCTGGACCGCCTCAGTCTGGGGAGTTATGCCAagctgggaagaggaggggacTTGGGGGCCCGGGTTTGA
- the TMEM200B gene encoding transmembrane protein 200B isoform X2, whose product MTAGSPGDCGEVRRSPEGRVSRLGRRLGRRRRPRSPPEPLRVRARLRLRSPSGAFAALGALVVLVGMGIAVAGYWPHRAGAPGPRAANASAPPLSELRREGRGAGRAHGPHERLRLLGPVVMGVGLFVFICANTLLYENRDLETRRLRQGVLRAQALRPPDGPGWDCALLPSPGPRTPRAIGCAEPEGWDLSPRRGTSPVPSVRSLRSEPANPRLGLPALLSSYPLKGPGLPPPWGPRTQTGHVIITVQPSGSCIEHSKSLDLGLGELLLGASAARDCAHRSWPRLDRLSLGSYAKLGRGGDLGARV is encoded by the coding sequence ATGACGGCCGGGAGCCCCGGAGACTGCGGGGAGGTGCGGAGGAGCCCCGAGGGCCGCGTCTCTCGCCTGGGCCGCCGCCTGGGCCGCCGCCGGCGCCCGCGCTCCCCGCCCGAGCCTCTGCGGGTGCGGGCGCGGCTGCGGCTGCGCTCGCCGTCGGGGGCGTTCGCGGCGCTGGGCGCGCTCGTGGTGCTGGTGGGCATGGGCATCGCGGTGGCCGGCTACTGGCCGCATCGCGCCGGGGCCCCAGGTCCCCGGGCCGCCAATGCCAGCGCGCCCCCGCTGAGCGAGCTTCGGCGCGAGGGTCGCGGCGCCGGCCGGGCCCACGGCCCTCACGAGCGGCTGCGGCTCCTTGGGCCGGTTGTCATGGGCGTCGGCCTGTTTGTGTTCATCTGCGCCAACACGCTGCTCTACGAGAACCGCGACTTGGAGACGCGACGGCTTCGCCAAGGGGTGCTGCGGGCTCAGGCGCTCCGGCCCCCCGACGGCCCCGGCTGGGACTGcgctctcctccccagccccggcCCCAGGACTCCCCGAGCCATAGGCTGCGCAGAGCCAGAAGGTTGGGACCTGTCCCCGCGTCGGGGTACCTCACCCGTCCCGTCAGTGCGGAGCCTGCGTTCAGAGCCTGCTAATCCTCGCTTGGGGTTACCTGCCCTGCTCAGCAGTTACCCGCTGAAGGGCCCGGGgctgcccccaccctggggtccaCGGACCCAGACTGGCCATGTGATTATCACCGTCCAGCCCTCTGGTTCCTGCATCGAACATTCCAAGTCTCTGGATCTGGGCCTTGGGGAGCTGCTGCTTGGGGCCTCAGCAGCTCGGGACTGTGCCCACAGAAGCTGGCCACGGCTGGACCGCCTCAGTCTGGGGAGTTATGCCAagctgggaagaggaggggacTTGGGGGCCCGGGTTTGA
- the SRSF4 gene encoding serine/arginine-rich splicing factor 4, which yields MPRVYIGRLSYQARERDVERFFKGYGKILEVDLKNGYGFVEFDDLRDADDAVYELNGKDLCGERVIVEHARGPRRDGSYGSGRSGYGYRRSGRDKYGPPTRTEYRLIVENLSSRCSWQDLKDYMRQAGEVTYADAHKGRKNEGVIEFVSYSDMKRALEKLDGTEVNGRKIRLVEDKPGSRRRRSYSRSRSHSRSRSRSRHSRKSRSRSGSSKSSHSKSRSRSRSGSHSRSKSRSRSQSRSRSKKEKSRSPSKDDKSRSRSRSADKRRSKSKEQAEEKIQNSDNTGKSKSRSPSRHKSKSKSRSRSPERRVEEQKRGSVSRSQEKSLHRSRSRSQGGSRSRSRSRSKSKDKRKGRKRSREESRSRSRSRSRSKSERSRKRGSKRDSKSGSSKKKKKEDADRSQSRSPSRSASKEREHAKPESGQREGRGESEDAGATQETRSRSRSNSKSKPNLPSESRSRSKSASKTRSRSKSRSRSASRSRSRSRSRSHSRS from the exons ATACGGGTTTGTGGAGTTTGATGATCTGCGTGATGCAGATGATGCCGTTTATGAACTGAATGGCAAAGACCTTTGTGGTGAGCGAGTAATTGTTGAGCATGCCCGAGGCCCACGTCGAGATGGCAGTTACGGTTCTGGACGCA GTGGATATGGTTATAGAAGAAGTGGCCGAGATAAATATGGCCCTCCTACCCGCACAGAATACAGACTTATTGTGGAGAATTTGTCAAGTCGGTGCAGCTGGCAAGACCTAAAG gattataTGCGTCAGGCAGGAGAAGTGACCTATGCAGATGCTCACAAGGGTCGCAAAAATGAAGGGGTGATTGAATTTGTGTCTTATTCTGATATGAAAAGAGCTTTGGAAAAGTTAGATGGAACTGAAGTCAATGGCAGAAAAATCAGATTAGTTGAAGACAAGCCCGGTTCTAGGCGACGCCGGTCCTACTCCAGGAGCCGGAGTCACTCAAG GTCTCGCTCTCGAAGCAGACATTCTCGTAAGAGCAGAAGCCGGAGCGGCAGCAGCAAAAGCAGTCATTCTAAGAGTAGATCCCGATCCAG GTCAGGCTCCCATTCCCGGAGCAAGAGCCGCAGCCGCAGCCAGAGCCGGAGCCGGAGCAAGAAGGAGAAAAGCAGGAGCCCCAGCAAGGATGACAAGAGCCGCAGCCGCAGCCGCAGCGCAGACAAGCGGCGCAGCAAGAGCAAAGAGCAAGCCGAAGAGAAGATCCAGAACAGCGACAACACCGGGAAATCGAAGAGCCGGAGTCCCAGCAGGCATAAAAGCAAGAGTAAAAGTAGAAGCAGGAGTCCAGAGAGGAGAGTGGAGGAGCAGAAGCGGGGCAGCGTGAGCCGGAGCCAGGAGAAGAGCCTGCACAGGAGCCGGAGCCGGAGCCAAGGAGGCAGCAGAAGCCGCAGCAGGAGTCGCAGCAAGAGCAAGgacaagaggaagggaaggaagagaagcaggGAGGAGAGCCGCAGCCGCAGCCGCAGCCGCAGCCGCAGCAAGAGCGAGAGGAGCCGAAAACGGGGCAGCAAGCGAGACAGCAAGTCCGGCAGcagcaagaagaagaagaaggaagacgCCGACCGCTCCCAGTCCAGATCGCCATCCCGCTCAGCATCAAAGGAGCGGGAACATGCCAAGCCCGAGTCCGGCCAGAGAGAAGGCCGAGGGGAGAGTGAGGATGCTGGCGCCACTCAGGAGACCCGGTCCAGGTCGAGGTCCAATTCCAAATCAAAACCAAACCTTCCATCAGAGTCGCGCTCCAGATCAAAGTCTGCTTCAAAAACCCGATCTCGGTCCAAGTCTAGATCCAGATCTGCATCCAGATCGCGCTCCCGGTCTAGGTCCAGGTCCCACTCAAGGTCCTAA